The nucleotide window AAGAGTAATCGCCAACATTGTCCCGACTAAAGCCTCTGTTAAAGCCACATCTGCCGCGCCTAAAAGAGCCTCTACCAAAGCCGCTATTGCCCCCAATACCCCACGAATAACTAAGGCATGATAGGGATTAACTTGAAGGACTAATAAACAAGCCATTAAAGGCAACAGAGCAATAATTACGGGTAAATAAAACTCATTCATCGTCCCCTCCTCGACTAGAACAGTAAGCCAAAACATAGCCTAACATTGTATTCCAAATAGCCAAGCAAATAATAGCTAAAAGTAATAACGGCCATTCACTAGGAATTTTCAAAAGTAATCCTACTATCATACTCATAGACCCCAGAGTATCCGCCACCGAAAGCCCATGAAGTTTAAACAAAACTGAGCGATTACCCAGTAGGGGAAATGTTCCCCACAACCAGAAGAAAATTCCTAAACTTAGACAGGCATAACTAAAAAAATCAATTAGAGAAATAGCCATAGAAAAATGGTTTTAAAAAATCGGTTATTCTAATTCAATCGTTTAATAATATGAGCTAAAAGCATTAAAGCCGCATTTCCTACAGCGAGGATAATTACCCCGACTACTCCGAGCATCCAATCATCTCGCACTACAGATATAATTAAAATCATCATTGAAGTTTTAGAGGAGATACTAGCGAAAGCCAGCATTTTTTGCCAGATCTCATCATCTCGCCAAGCGACATAAATGGGAATGAGAAGGGCTAGAATCATGGCAATTAATATAAGACTCATGATTATTTACCTCGTTCAATTCGGTGGACTTCATACCAGCCTTTTTGCTGATATTTTAAAACGATGGTTTTGGGAGTAAAAGTAATTAAAAAGATATCTAAAAAAATTAGATAAGGTGAGCGTTGAGGTTTAACCCTTTCTAATTTTATTTCTTCTCGGTTATGGGGACGGAAAATAATTTCAAATGCCTCAAAAAAAGCTTGAGGAACAGCTACTATAATTTCTCCCACGATTCTCACCCAATCTTTTAATCTTTCTGGGGATGTATGACCGCGAGGCAGCAGAAAAGCGATCGCTACTCCAATAATAATATTAGCCAAACTCAGATCCGACGTGAGTAAAAACCAAATCGTTAAGCGTAAGATCAGATGTAAAATCATAAAGCACCTCCCGGCGACCAAGTCCACACCATCCAGAAAAGCAAAATTAACACGAGACTCATCATCCCGATCAGATGGTCAAATTGTTCCAAATATCGGGGTAAAATAAGGGCGGAGCGTTGAAAAATAAACAGATAAGCTAACCAGCCTAAAAAGATGGTCGCTAAAGGTTTAATAGTATTTTCTAAAGTGTAGGCATTATAATAGACTCCATTAGCAACAAATAGCCCTCCAATTAATAAAATTATTGCTCCCCAAAACCCAAAATGTAACTTTTTTTCTTCCCCACCGGGCGGCAGAAAGATAAATTTAGCAAAAGATATGGCTGTTCCTAAAGCAGCAATATTCATTCCTATTATTTGCCAAGAAACTAAATTTTTCATCGTTAATACTTTCGCCCCAAATCCGGCTAAGAGGGGAAACCCAGAAATCGAAAAACTAGCGATTACTAAAGCTATCCAGACTTTTGTATTAATCGGAGTTTGTTTGAGTTCTTTAAATTTGCGACTCGGTAAGACTCCCGCAATCAAAAATAGAGCAGATTTAACCAGTCCGTGAGTTAAAGCATAAAATCCTCCCACTTCCGGCGCGGCGAGAATAAAACCTAACTGAGAAACCGTATGAAACGCTAACATTCGCTTCACATCTTTTTCAAACACCGCATAACTGACTCCTAAAAGGGCTGTCCCTACGCCAAAAAACCGCACCACAGGGTCAACTTCCTCGAAAACCAGAGCGCAACGAGCTAAGGGAAAAACAGCCGCTTTAACCACTGCTCCCGACAACAAAGCGGATACAGGACTCTCTGATTCAGAATGAGTCAAAGGAAGCCATAATCCGGAGATAAAAATCCCGCCTTTGCTTAATAATCCCAGTAAAATTAGGGCTAAAGCTTCAGGGGCAGATCCTTGTAATCCCGCAAAATAAAAGGAATGATGTTCTTGATAGACTAAGGCTACACCCACTAGGTAAAAAAGCATGACCGTATTGCTAACAAAAAGATAGCGCAATGCCACCCAAATGGCTCGATCAGTTCGGGGATAAGCTATCAGCAAAAAGGCAGCAATACCGAGTACCTCTAACGCCACATATAAACTGACAAAATCCGCGCAAATAAAAGTCGCGTTGACACTCCCGTGTAAAATAGCAATCTGGGCATAAAAAAAAGCGGTTTTATCCGTCGGCCAACAGTAAATAATGACC belongs to Gloeothece citriformis PCC 7424 and includes:
- a CDS encoding cation:proton antiporter, coding for MISLTIAWLALPFFLGFIIYLVPKLDRYLALTIALVSVAYSFVLFSQKNPLTLKLLDNFGVTLIADQLSAFFILTNALVTLAVIIYCWPTDKTAFFYAQIAILHGSVNATFICADFVSLYVALEVLGIAAFLLIAYPRTDRAIWVALRYLFVSNTVMLFYLVGVALVYQEHHSFYFAGLQGSAPEALALILLGLLSKGGIFISGLWLPLTHSESESPVSALLSGAVVKAAVFPLARCALVFEEVDPVVRFFGVGTALLGVSYAVFEKDVKRMLAFHTVSQLGFILAAPEVGGFYALTHGLVKSALFLIAGVLPSRKFKELKQTPINTKVWIALVIASFSISGFPLLAGFGAKVLTMKNLVSWQIIGMNIAALGTAISFAKFIFLPPGGEEKKLHFGFWGAIILLIGGLFVANGVYYNAYTLENTIKPLATIFLGWLAYLFIFQRSALILPRYLEQFDHLIGMMSLVLILLFWMVWTWSPGGAL
- a CDS encoding Na+/H+ antiporter subunit E, producing the protein MILHLILRLTIWFLLTSDLSLANIIIGVAIAFLLPRGHTSPERLKDWVRIVGEIIVAVPQAFFEAFEIIFRPHNREEIKLERVKPQRSPYLIFLDIFLITFTPKTIVLKYQQKGWYEVHRIERGK
- a CDS encoding monovalent cation/H(+) antiporter subunit G, whose amino-acid sequence is MAISLIDFFSYACLSLGIFFWLWGTFPLLGNRSVLFKLHGLSVADTLGSMSMIVGLLLKIPSEWPLLLLAIICLAIWNTMLGYVLAYCSSRGGDDE